In Candidatus Omnitrophota bacterium, the following proteins share a genomic window:
- the rplW gene encoding 50S ribosomal protein L23, giving the protein MAMTNGYDVILEAVFTERTTNLSEKENVYTFRVRNESNKLEIKNAVEMAFNVKVVDVRTVNVHSKKKYDRYRGIFGKTRGFKKALVKLAKGEKIEFV; this is encoded by the coding sequence ATGGCCATGACCAACGGGTACGATGTCATTCTCGAAGCGGTTTTTACGGAACGGACGACCAACCTCTCCGAAAAGGAAAATGTCTACACGTTCCGAGTCCGCAACGAATCCAATAAATTGGAGATTAAAAACGCCGTGGAGATGGCTTTCAATGTGAAAGTCGTCGATGTACGCACCGTGAATGTCCACTCCAAGAAAAAATACGACCGCTATCGCGGCATATTCGGAAAGACGCGCGGATTCAAGAAAGCGTTAGTGAAACTCGCCAAGGGCGAAAAGATCGAATTTGTTTAA
- the rplB gene encoding 50S ribosomal protein L2 has product MAIKKYNPTTPTRRFQTTAAFDEITKTTPEKSLLAPLRKTGGRNTKGHITVRYRGGGHKRRYRIIDFKRDKDGIPATVAAIEYDPNRTARIALLHYADGEKRYIIAPDGLKVGATVLSGSDAPHKLGNCLPLKKILDGTVVHAIELKIGKGASLARSAGVSAQVMGREGEYARIKLPSTEVRMVHLNCRATIGQTSNPDHSNIQIGKAGRVRWKGRSPHVRGVAMNPVDHPLGGGEGKSSGGRHPCTPWGVPTKGYKTRRNKRTSNMILEGRRRGKKK; this is encoded by the coding sequence GTGGCGATTAAGAAATATAACCCAACGACTCCTACCCGGCGTTTTCAGACCACGGCGGCTTTTGACGAGATCACGAAGACGACGCCGGAAAAAAGCCTTCTTGCTCCTCTGCGCAAAACGGGCGGACGGAATACGAAAGGCCATATTACAGTCCGTTATCGCGGCGGCGGACACAAGCGGCGCTACCGGATAATCGACTTCAAGCGCGATAAAGACGGGATTCCCGCCACCGTAGCGGCGATCGAATACGATCCCAACCGCACGGCGCGCATCGCGCTTCTACACTACGCCGACGGCGAAAAGCGCTACATCATCGCTCCCGACGGCCTGAAGGTGGGCGCTACGGTTCTATCGGGGTCGGACGCCCCTCATAAACTGGGCAATTGCCTTCCGCTTAAGAAAATCCTTGATGGTACGGTGGTTCACGCCATTGAATTGAAAATAGGCAAGGGCGCTTCCCTCGCCCGTTCGGCGGGCGTTTCCGCTCAGGTGATGGGCCGCGAAGGCGAATATGCGCGCATTAAACTGCCCTCCACCGAAGTGCGCATGGTTCATTTGAACTGCCGGGCGACGATCGGCCAAACCTCCAACCCCGATCATTCCAACATCCAGATCGGCAAAGCGGGCCGGGTGCGTTGGAAGGGCAGGTCGCCTCACGTGCGCGGAGTAGCCATGAATCCCGTCGACCATCCTCTGGGTGGCGGCGAAGGAAAATCTTCCGGCGGACGCCACCCCTGCACTCCGTGGGGGGTACCGACCAAAGGATATAAAACCCGGCGCAACAAGCGGACTTCCAATATGATCCTGGAAGGAAGACGGCGCGGCAAGAAAAAATAA
- the rpsS gene encoding 30S ribosomal protein S19, with amino-acid sequence MGRSLKKGPYVDDRLLKRIQDLNDKNEKKVLRTWSRSCTVMPEMIGHTIAVHNGKKFVPVFLTENMVGHKLGEFSPTRTFKSHGGKTARVMRLK; translated from the coding sequence ATGGGACGCTCGTTGAAAAAAGGACCATACGTGGATGATCGGCTGCTCAAACGCATCCAGGATTTGAACGACAAGAACGAGAAAAAAGTTCTGCGCACCTGGTCGAGAAGCTGCACCGTCATGCCTGAAATGATCGGGCATACCATCGCCGTTCACAACGGAAAGAAATTCGTCCCCGTCTTTTTGACGGAAAATATGGTTGGACACAAACTGGGTGAGTTCTCGCCCACCCGAACCTTCAAGTCGCACGGCGGCAAAACCGCCCGCGTGATGCGGCTGAAGTAA
- the rplV gene encoding 50S ribosomal protein L22, with amino-acid sequence MAMHATLRFCRMSARKARIVADTIRGKSYEEAVNILTFLPRRKAGEILLKLLKSAAANVEETTDYDPDELIVSKVFVDGARMLKRFRPAPMGRAMRVRKRLSHITIELGPVER; translated from the coding sequence ATGGCTATGCACGCCACGTTGCGCTTTTGCCGGATGTCGGCGAGAAAAGCGAGAATCGTCGCCGATACCATTCGGGGAAAATCGTATGAAGAAGCCGTCAATATTCTGACCTTTCTTCCCAGAAGAAAAGCGGGGGAGATTTTGTTGAAACTGCTCAAATCCGCCGCCGCCAACGTCGAAGAGACGACCGACTACGATCCGGACGAATTGATCGTCAGCAAAGTTTTCGTGGACGGGGCGCGGATGCTGAAACGCTTCCGCCCCGCGCCGATGGGACGCGCCATGCGCGTACGCAAGCGCTTGAGTCACATCACCATCGAGTTGGGACCGGTGGAGCGATAA
- the rpsC gene encoding 30S ribosomal protein S3 — translation MGQKVHPYGFRVGIYKNWKSRWYAEKDYAELLHDDLKIRAAIKKRLFHAGISEVEIERFTQRMRINILAARPGIIIGRKGVEVERLKKLLSNITERQIHINIREIKNPELDAQLQAEAIALQLERRVSFRRALKRAIQGSMQAGALGVKVMVAGRLGGAEMSRTEWYREGRVPLHTLRANIDYGFSEARTAYGRIGVKCWIFKGEASIMGAGEETQEATT, via the coding sequence GTGGGACAGAAAGTTCATCCATACGGGTTCCGGGTAGGAATCTATAAAAACTGGAAATCGCGCTGGTATGCGGAGAAGGATTACGCCGAGCTGCTTCACGACGATTTGAAAATCCGGGCGGCCATCAAAAAGCGCCTTTTTCACGCCGGCATCAGCGAAGTGGAGATCGAACGATTCACGCAGCGGATGCGCATCAACATCCTGGCGGCCCGGCCCGGCATCATCATCGGCCGCAAAGGCGTGGAAGTCGAACGGTTGAAGAAACTTCTAAGCAATATCACCGAACGCCAAATCCATATCAATATCCGCGAAATCAAAAATCCGGAATTGGACGCTCAATTGCAAGCGGAAGCCATCGCGCTGCAACTGGAACGCCGCGTCTCCTTCCGCCGCGCCTTGAAACGCGCCATCCAAGGCTCCATGCAAGCAGGCGCCCTGGGCGTCAAAGTGATGGTCGCCGGACGTTTGGGCGGCGCGGAAATGTCCCGCACGGAATGGTACCGCGAAGGCCGCGTTCCTTTGCATACCTTGAGAGCCAATATCGATTACGGTTTCTCGGAAGCGCGCACCGCCTATGGGCGCATCGGCGTGAAATGCTGGATATTCAAAGGCGAAGCCAGCATTATGGGCGCCGGAGAAGAGACGCAGGAGGCGACGACCTGA
- the rplP gene encoding 50S ribosomal protein L16, producing the protein MLMPAREKFRKVHRGNRRGIACRGTAVSFGDYGMKAMTGGWVTSRQIEAARVAINRYIKRRGKVWIRLFPHKPVTAKPAETRMGGGKGAPEMHIAVVKPGHVIFELGGVTEDVAREAFRLASHKLPLKIRFSSRDETM; encoded by the coding sequence ATGTTAATGCCAGCCAGAGAAAAATTCCGCAAGGTCCACCGCGGCAACCGCCGAGGCATCGCCTGCCGGGGAACCGCCGTCAGTTTCGGCGATTATGGCATGAAAGCCATGACCGGCGGCTGGGTAACCTCGCGCCAGATCGAAGCGGCTCGCGTCGCCATCAACCGCTATATCAAAAGACGCGGCAAAGTCTGGATTCGCCTCTTTCCTCATAAACCCGTCACCGCCAAACCGGCGGAAACCCGCATGGGCGGCGGCAAAGGCGCTCCGGAAATGCACATCGCCGTCGTAAAACCGGGCCATGTTATTTTCGAACTGGGCGGCGTCACCGAAGATGTGGCGCGCGAAGCCTTCCGTTTGGCGAGCCATAAACTCCCGCTGAAAATCCGCTTTTCTTCGCGGGACGAAACGATGTGA
- the rpmC gene encoding 50S ribosomal protein L29: MKADDFRSLSMEELDQRVNDLKKQLFNSRMQLYSNQLSNTNKIKEIKKDIARALTVRDENLAKAEKTS, from the coding sequence ATGAAGGCAGACGACTTCCGTTCGCTTTCGATGGAAGAACTGGACCAACGCGTGAACGATCTCAAAAAACAATTGTTCAATTCGCGCATGCAACTCTATTCCAATCAATTGTCGAACACCAATAAGATCAAAGAAATCAAGAAAGATATCGCTCGCGCCTTAACCGTGAGAGATGAAAACCTCGCGAAGGCGGAAAAGACATCATGA
- the rpsQ gene encoding 30S ribosomal protein S17, with product MTETNTNKRKVREGLVISTAMDKTIVVELERLVRHPQYGKVVRRKKRVKVHDEKNSCIVGDLVRISETRPLSKTKRWRYLETIRKAVVV from the coding sequence ATGACGGAAACGAATACGAACAAACGAAAAGTACGCGAAGGCCTCGTCATCAGCACGGCCATGGATAAAACCATCGTCGTCGAACTCGAACGCTTGGTGCGCCATCCCCAATATGGAAAAGTCGTGCGCCGCAAAAAGCGCGTCAAAGTCCATGACGAAAAAAATTCATGCATCGTCGGCGATCTCGTTCGCATCTCCGAAACGCGGCCTTTGAGCAAAACCAAGCGTTGGCGATATCTCGAAACTATACGGAAGGCCGTTGTAGTCTAA